A DNA window from Fibrobacter sp. UWR3 contains the following coding sequences:
- a CDS encoding EamA family transporter translates to MLTVLKYIALIGTFFIYTTSGVFSKLASQREFLSLGYIAFLACTVGVLGIYAVLWQQIIKRMDVSLAYMFKGTGVVFGLMLAHFVFGEAITTTNIVGAAIIICGITLYARP, encoded by the coding sequence ATGCTCACGGTCCTTAAATACATCGCCCTGATTGGCACGTTCTTCATTTACACCACGTCGGGGGTGTTCTCGAAGCTTGCGTCGCAGCGGGAGTTCCTCTCGCTGGGGTACATCGCGTTCCTTGCCTGCACGGTGGGCGTGCTGGGCATCTACGCGGTGCTGTGGCAGCAGATTATCAAGCGTATGGACGTGAGCCTGGCCTACATGTTCAAGGGCACGGGCGTGGTGTTCGGGCTAATGCTCGCGCACTTTGTGTTTGGCGAGGCCATCACCACGACGAACATAGTCGGGGCGGCAATCATCATCTGCGGCATCACGCTGTATGCGAGGCCATGA
- the alaS gene encoding alanine--tRNA ligase, with product MPTMTSAQVRESFIKFFESKGHLFVRSSPVVPHDDPTLMFTNAGMNQFKAIFLGDNPKGWKRVCNSQKCLRVSGKHNDLDVVGRDNYHHTFFEMLGNWSFGDYYKKEAIAWAWELLTEVWKLPKERLFATVYQDDDEAWQIWKDVSGLPDDRIMRFDAHSNFWEMGDTGPCGPCSEIHYDRGDLATQAETFKDPIKGVNGENDRYIEIWNNVFMQYERVSDGSLIPLKAKNVDTGMGFERICAILQGKTSNYDTDVFTPIIAKIAELSGVPYNDGEAGTPHRVIADHIRAISFAIADGALPSNEGRGYVLRRILRRASRFARLLGQKEAFIYKLVQVLADTMGDAFPEIRERKEFVASVIKSEEESFIRTLDAGLERFAGIVAELGDAKTVPGDKVFLLYDTYGFPPDLTGILAEEKGLAIDEEGYNKCMEEQKARARANMKQGINTMGTEGWTQYSEASTNFVGYELSACETKVVRWREDKGVLSIVLETSPFYAEMGGQVGDKGTLVSADLEIQVFDTVKVNDTALCRGKVVKGEANEKTMGAVFMATVDNDRRNDIRKNHSATHLLQAALREVLGTHVQQQGSFVSNELLRFDFSHFNAMTAEEIQKVEDIVNAKVMECLPVHTDVMDVDEAKASGAMALFGEKYGDKVRVVKMGDAGVEFSRELCGGLHVQNTGNIGMVKIVSESSVSAGVRRIEAVSGRGALSLLRAGTQILTALREQLRCKDAEVLDRIQQSFAKTQNLEKSLQSVKLELATLAAAELLNGGINVMGVNLFVRELNMPEDKYKDLLDGVQNKLDTDSVAVIANKGEGNGSIAVMVGKDVQAKGIKAGDLVKDLAAACGGRGGGRPDRAQAGTKEVDKIAGAIANANNWIRAKLGA from the coding sequence ATGCCTACAATGACTTCTGCGCAGGTGCGCGAATCTTTTATCAAGTTCTTCGAATCCAAGGGCCACCTCTTTGTGCGTTCTTCGCCGGTGGTTCCGCATGACGACCCGACGCTCATGTTCACGAATGCGGGCATGAACCAGTTCAAGGCAATCTTCCTGGGCGACAATCCGAAGGGCTGGAAGCGCGTATGCAATAGCCAGAAGTGCCTCCGCGTGTCCGGTAAGCACAACGACCTCGACGTGGTGGGCCGCGACAACTACCACCACACCTTCTTCGAAATGCTCGGTAACTGGAGCTTCGGCGACTACTACAAGAAAGAAGCTATCGCCTGGGCTTGGGAACTTTTGACCGAAGTTTGGAAGCTCCCGAAGGAACGCCTCTTCGCAACTGTCTATCAGGATGATGACGAAGCCTGGCAGATTTGGAAGGACGTGTCCGGTCTTCCGGATGACCGCATCATGCGCTTTGACGCCCACTCCAACTTCTGGGAAATGGGCGACACCGGTCCGTGCGGCCCCTGCTCCGAAATTCATTACGACCGCGGCGACCTCGCTACGCAGGCCGAAACCTTCAAGGACCCCATCAAGGGCGTGAACGGCGAAAACGACCGCTACATCGAAATCTGGAATAACGTGTTCATGCAGTACGAACGCGTGAGCGATGGCAGCCTCATTCCGCTGAAGGCGAAGAACGTCGATACCGGTATGGGCTTCGAACGTATCTGCGCTATTCTGCAGGGCAAGACCAGCAACTACGACACCGACGTGTTCACCCCGATTATCGCAAAGATTGCTGAACTCAGTGGCGTTCCGTACAACGATGGTGAAGCCGGTACTCCGCACCGCGTGATTGCCGACCACATCCGTGCAATCTCCTTCGCTATTGCCGATGGCGCCTTGCCGAGCAACGAAGGCCGTGGCTATGTGCTCCGCCGCATTCTCCGCCGCGCTAGCCGCTTTGCCCGCCTGCTGGGCCAGAAGGAAGCCTTTATCTACAAGCTGGTGCAGGTGCTCGCCGACACGATGGGCGACGCCTTCCCGGAAATCCGCGAACGCAAGGAATTCGTTGCATCCGTGATCAAGAGCGAAGAAGAAAGCTTTATCCGCACGCTGGACGCCGGCCTCGAACGCTTTGCCGGCATCGTGGCTGAACTCGGCGACGCAAAGACCGTGCCGGGTGACAAGGTGTTCTTGCTCTATGATACCTATGGATTCCCGCCGGACCTCACCGGTATTCTCGCCGAAGAAAAGGGCCTTGCGATTGACGAAGAAGGCTACAACAAGTGCATGGAAGAACAGAAGGCCCGCGCCCGCGCCAACATGAAGCAGGGCATCAACACCATGGGTACCGAAGGCTGGACGCAGTACAGCGAAGCTAGCACAAACTTTGTCGGTTATGAACTCTCCGCTTGCGAAACGAAGGTTGTCCGCTGGCGCGAAGACAAGGGCGTGCTCTCTATTGTCCTCGAAACCTCTCCGTTCTATGCCGAAATGGGTGGCCAGGTTGGTGACAAGGGAACGCTCGTTTCTGCCGACCTCGAAATCCAGGTGTTCGACACCGTGAAGGTGAACGATACCGCTCTCTGCCGTGGTAAGGTTGTGAAGGGCGAAGCTAACGAAAAGACGATGGGCGCCGTGTTCATGGCAACTGTCGATAACGACCGCCGTAACGACATCCGCAAGAACCACTCCGCAACGCACTTGCTCCAGGCCGCTCTCCGCGAAGTGCTTGGCACTCACGTGCAGCAGCAGGGTAGCTTCGTTTCGAACGAGCTTCTCCGCTTCGACTTCAGCCACTTCAACGCGATGACCGCCGAAGAAATCCAGAAGGTCGAAGATATCGTGAACGCGAAGGTCATGGAATGCTTGCCGGTCCACACCGACGTGATGGACGTTGACGAAGCCAAGGCTAGCGGTGCTATGGCTCTGTTCGGCGAAAAGTATGGCGACAAGGTCCGCGTCGTGAAGATGGGTGACGCTGGCGTCGAATTCTCCCGCGAACTTTGCGGTGGCTTGCATGTGCAGAACACCGGTAACATCGGCATGGTGAAGATTGTTTCTGAATCTAGCGTGTCTGCTGGCGTGCGCCGTATCGAAGCCGTCTCTGGCCGTGGCGCGCTCTCGCTGCTCCGTGCCGGAACGCAGATTTTGACGGCCCTCCGCGAACAGCTTCGCTGCAAGGACGCCGAAGTTCTCGACCGCATTCAGCAGAGCTTCGCCAAGACGCAGAACTTGGAAAAGAGCCTGCAGTCCGTGAAGCTGGAACTTGCGACGCTCGCTGCTGCCGAACTCTTGAACGGCGGCATTAACGTGATGGGCGTGAATCTGTTTGTACGCGAACTCAACATGCCCGAAGACAAGTACAAGGACTTGCTGGACGGCGTTCAGAACAAGCTCGACACCGACAGCGTCGCCGTGATTGCGAACAAGGGCGAAGGCAACGGAAGCATCGCCGTGATGGTGGGCAAGGACGTTCAGGCCAAGGGCATCAAGGCCGGCGACCTCGTGAAGGACCTCGCCGCTGCTTGCGGTGGCCGCGGCGGTGGACGCCCGGACCGCGCTCAGGCCGGCACCAAGGAAGTCGACAAGATTGCCGGTGCCATCGCCAACGCCAACAACTGGATTCGCGCGAAGTTGGGTGCATAG
- the pflB gene encoding formate C-acetyltransferase, which produces MIVKEEWDGLVGQRWKEEINVRMFIQKNYKPYDGDKSFLVGPTAATTKLWNEVQELQKQEIAKGGVLDMDTDVVSTLTSHPAGYIGEGTKDLEKIVGLQTDKPLKRAFMPFGGIKMAEESCKNYGYTPSAELHHIFTDYHKTHNQGVFDAYTPAMRAARKAHIITGLPDTYGRGRIVGDYRRVALYGIDYLIEKKMADKALTDETDMSEEVVRQREELAEQIKALQGMKEMAKIYGYDISKPARNAREAVQWLYFGYLAAIKTQNGAAMSVGRVSTFLDIYINRDMEKGILTEEEAQELVDHFVMKLRMVKFARITSYNELFSGDPVWATLEVAGLGQDGRHMVTKTDYRFLHTLVNMGPSPEPNLTVLYSPRLPENFKKFAAEISVKTSAIQYENDDTMRPIWGDDYSICCCVSATQTGKEMQFFGARANLAKALLYAINGGKDEAICKGQQIGPEYPPITSEYLDYDELVHKFDLYLDWLARLYVNTLNLIHYMHDKYYYEAAEMALIDTDVRRTFATGIAGFSHVVDSLCAVKYAKVKVIRDKETGLAQDFQIEGDFPRYGNDDDRADDIAVWLLKTFMAKIKHNPTYRHSEPTTSILTITSNVVYGKATGTLPDGRKAGEPLSPGANPSYGAEKHGLLASLNSAAKIPYDYALDGISITQTINPAALGHDDAERTEKLMQVLDGYFSTGSHHLNVNVFGVEKLKDAMEHPEKEEYQNFTIRVSGYAVRFIKLTREQQLDVIARQAHGVL; this is translated from the coding sequence ATGATAGTGAAAGAAGAATGGGACGGACTCGTCGGCCAGCGCTGGAAAGAAGAAATCAACGTCCGCATGTTCATCCAGAAGAACTACAAGCCCTACGACGGGGACAAGTCGTTCCTCGTGGGCCCGACCGCCGCCACCACCAAGCTCTGGAACGAGGTCCAGGAACTGCAGAAGCAGGAAATCGCTAAGGGTGGCGTGCTCGACATGGATACCGACGTGGTATCTACGCTCACGAGCCACCCCGCCGGCTACATCGGCGAAGGCACGAAGGATTTGGAAAAGATTGTGGGCCTCCAGACGGACAAGCCCCTGAAGCGCGCGTTCATGCCGTTCGGCGGCATCAAGATGGCCGAGGAATCCTGCAAGAACTACGGCTACACCCCGAGCGCAGAACTGCACCACATTTTCACGGACTACCACAAGACGCACAACCAGGGCGTGTTCGACGCGTACACCCCGGCAATGCGCGCAGCCCGTAAGGCGCACATCATCACGGGCCTCCCCGACACCTACGGCCGCGGTCGAATCGTGGGCGACTACCGCCGCGTGGCCCTCTACGGTATTGACTACCTCATCGAGAAGAAGATGGCCGACAAGGCCCTCACCGACGAGACCGACATGTCCGAAGAAGTCGTGCGCCAGCGCGAGGAACTCGCCGAACAGATCAAGGCGCTCCAGGGCATGAAGGAAATGGCGAAGATTTACGGCTACGACATTTCGAAGCCCGCAAGGAACGCACGCGAGGCCGTGCAGTGGCTGTACTTCGGCTACCTCGCCGCCATCAAGACGCAGAACGGTGCGGCAATGAGCGTGGGCCGCGTATCCACGTTCCTCGACATCTACATCAACCGCGACATGGAGAAGGGAATCCTCACCGAAGAGGAAGCCCAGGAACTCGTGGACCACTTCGTGATGAAGCTCCGCATGGTCAAGTTCGCGCGCATCACGAGCTACAACGAACTGTTCAGCGGCGACCCGGTGTGGGCGACGCTTGAAGTTGCGGGTCTCGGCCAGGACGGCCGCCACATGGTCACCAAGACGGACTACCGCTTCTTGCACACGCTCGTGAACATGGGCCCCTCGCCCGAGCCGAACCTCACCGTGCTCTACAGCCCGCGCCTGCCCGAGAACTTCAAGAAGTTCGCCGCGGAAATCTCCGTGAAGACAAGCGCTATCCAGTACGAGAACGACGACACGATGCGCCCCATCTGGGGTGACGACTACAGCATCTGCTGCTGTGTTTCTGCAACGCAGACCGGCAAGGAGATGCAGTTCTTCGGTGCACGTGCGAACCTCGCGAAGGCGCTCCTGTACGCCATCAACGGCGGTAAGGATGAGGCGATTTGCAAGGGCCAGCAGATTGGCCCCGAGTACCCGCCCATCACGAGCGAGTACCTGGACTACGACGAGCTGGTGCACAAGTTCGACCTGTACCTCGACTGGCTTGCACGCCTGTACGTGAACACGCTGAACCTGATTCACTACATGCACGACAAGTACTACTACGAGGCTGCCGAAATGGCGCTCATCGATACCGACGTGCGCCGCACGTTCGCGACCGGCATCGCAGGCTTCAGCCACGTGGTCGATAGCCTCTGCGCCGTGAAGTACGCGAAGGTGAAGGTCATCCGCGACAAGGAAACCGGCCTTGCGCAGGACTTCCAGATTGAAGGCGACTTCCCGCGTTACGGAAACGACGACGACCGCGCCGACGACATTGCCGTGTGGCTCCTGAAGACGTTCATGGCGAAGATCAAACACAACCCGACCTACCGCCACTCCGAACCGACGACCAGCATTCTCACGATTACGAGCAACGTTGTCTATGGCAAGGCGACGGGAACGCTCCCCGATGGGCGCAAGGCGGGTGAACCGCTTTCTCCGGGCGCGAACCCGAGCTACGGTGCCGAAAAGCACGGCCTCCTGGCTTCGCTCAATTCCGCAGCAAAGATCCCGTACGACTACGCGCTCGATGGCATCAGCATCACGCAGACCATCAACCCGGCAGCGCTCGGGCACGACGACGCGGAACGTACCGAAAAACTCATGCAGGTCTTGGACGGGTACTTCAGTACCGGAAGCCACCACCTGAACGTGAACGTGTTCGGCGTCGAGAAGCTGAAGGATGCGATGGAACACCCGGAGAAGGAAGAATACCAGAACTTCACTATCCGCGTGTCCGGCTATGCGGTGCGCTTCATCAAGCTTACGCGTGAACAGCAGCTCGACGTGATTGCCCGCCAGGCACACGGCGTGTTATAA
- a CDS encoding glycosyltransferase family 2 protein translates to MKLSFVIPCYRSENTIGTVVQEIRDTIATRSGTDYEIVLVNDCSPDNVWQVIKQLAAEDCHIKGICLAKNFGQHSALMAGYGQTTGDYVISLDDDGQTPANECFKLVDKLEEGFDVVYACHVKSTQKVYRRFGSFINRKMAESLIGQPQNLRASSFFIARKFVIDQITQYQNSFPYIGGLIFRTTKKIGSVEIQHRKRILGESNYTLMSLLSLWINGFTAFSVKPLRLATYIGVLCAVLGLGSGIYIVIQKIMMPEMLMGYASIMSTMLFLGGMIMLILGLIGEYIGRIYICINQAPQYVIREKV, encoded by the coding sequence ATGAAACTCTCTTTTGTAATTCCCTGCTACCGAAGTGAGAATACAATCGGTACCGTGGTGCAAGAAATTCGCGATACCATCGCGACGCGCTCTGGTACAGACTACGAAATTGTCTTGGTGAACGACTGTAGCCCAGATAATGTGTGGCAAGTTATCAAGCAACTTGCAGCCGAAGATTGCCATATCAAGGGCATTTGCCTAGCAAAAAATTTTGGTCAGCATAGCGCTTTGATGGCTGGATATGGGCAAACTACCGGAGATTACGTCATTAGTCTTGATGACGATGGTCAGACACCAGCGAATGAGTGCTTTAAGCTTGTCGATAAGCTAGAAGAAGGCTTTGATGTGGTATATGCTTGCCACGTTAAATCTACGCAAAAGGTGTATCGGCGGTTCGGCTCTTTTATAAACCGCAAAATGGCAGAGTCTCTTATTGGCCAACCGCAAAATTTACGTGCTTCAAGTTTTTTTATTGCACGAAAATTTGTAATTGATCAAATTACGCAGTACCAAAATTCATTCCCTTATATAGGCGGTCTAATTTTCAGAACCACCAAAAAGATTGGTAGTGTGGAGATCCAACACCGAAAGCGAATCTTGGGTGAATCCAATTATACGCTGATGTCCTTGCTTTCGCTATGGATAAATGGCTTTACCGCTTTTTCTGTAAAGCCGCTTCGATTGGCAACGTATATTGGTGTTTTATGTGCGGTTCTTGGCCTTGGTTCCGGTATATATATCGTTATTCAAAAAATAATGATGCCAGAGATGCTTATGGGCTATGCGTCCATTATGTCAACGATGCTCTTTTTGGGCGGTATGATTATGCTTATTCTTGGGCTGATTGGCGAGTATATAGGCCGCATTTACATTTGCATCAATCAGGCTCCACAGTATGTTATTCGTGAAAAGGTTTGA
- a CDS encoding HigA family addiction module antitoxin: protein MNGNKIELWHVPSPGSELAEKLEEMGLDANDLAARMGYTPKAVNDILQGNSRITPDVAIMLEVITEIPADYWLRRQMSHDEFLSRERVKASLSDQPLWRKSFPEELGVRDWVRRGKNEADDKSGLSLLKFFAVASPQAWDSYYKDARLKVAFRISLADVKDPYAMSAWIRRGEILSDQDPMEKLGQPAVRKNLKAALPEIIAFAAANKVRPKSKKRITYWTPEAEVVDDCMTGLQALCRKIGIRVLFVQNIKSSPVHGMYRWYKDVPLIQLHDRFEKRATMWFTFFHELAHVLYHGKKGICLQNIEITHNYPEKEDEANAFAQKCMVDAGFKV from the coding sequence ATGAACGGAAATAAGATTGAATTGTGGCATGTGCCTTCGCCGGGAAGCGAATTGGCGGAAAAACTCGAAGAAATGGGCCTCGATGCCAACGATTTGGCGGCCCGCATGGGCTATACGCCCAAGGCGGTAAATGACATTTTGCAGGGCAATAGTCGCATAACGCCGGATGTGGCGATAATGCTGGAAGTGATTACGGAAATTCCGGCAGATTATTGGTTGCGCCGTCAGATGTCGCACGACGAATTTCTCTCTCGCGAACGAGTCAAGGCTTCGCTTTCGGACCAGCCTCTCTGGAGAAAGTCTTTTCCCGAAGAACTTGGCGTGCGCGACTGGGTACGGCGCGGTAAAAACGAGGCTGACGACAAATCGGGCCTTTCGCTCCTCAAGTTCTTCGCGGTGGCGTCTCCGCAGGCGTGGGATAGTTACTACAAGGATGCCCGCCTGAAGGTCGCCTTCCGCATTTCGCTCGCCGATGTCAAGGACCCGTATGCCATGTCGGCATGGATTCGTCGGGGCGAAATCCTTTCGGACCAGGACCCGATGGAAAAGCTGGGGCAGCCCGCGGTCCGCAAGAACCTGAAGGCGGCGCTCCCCGAAATCATCGCATTTGCGGCGGCCAACAAGGTTCGCCCGAAAAGCAAGAAGCGCATTACCTACTGGACGCCCGAGGCGGAAGTGGTTGACGACTGCATGACGGGCCTGCAGGCGTTGTGCCGCAAAATCGGTATCCGCGTGCTGTTCGTACAGAACATCAAGAGTTCGCCGGTTCACGGGATGTACCGCTGGTACAAGGACGTTCCCCTAATCCAGCTGCATGACCGCTTCGAGAAGCGCGCGACGATGTGGTTCACGTTCTTCCACGAGCTGGCGCACGTGCTTTACCACGGAAAGAAGGGCATTTGCCTGCAGAACATCGAAATCACGCACAACTATCCCGAAAAAGAGGACGAGGCGAACGCATTCGCGCAAAAATGCATGGTGGATGCGGGGTTTAAGGTCTAA
- a CDS encoding Gfo/Idh/MocA family protein — MNKEPYQIAFIGGGINSAIGEVHKAASQMDGHFELVAGAFSTHAETNRETARTWGVADGRTYANYHDLLNAEKGKLDAVVVLAPTDLHKDIVIDALKAGFPVVCEKSLATSVAEGEAIAKVVAETKGFFCTTYNYTGYPMIRELKQIIADGKLGKIQQVQVEMPQEGFMRLGAHNEPPKPQSWRLKETVIPKISLDLGSHLHNMIYFLTGERPEHIVADQTTFGLFPQIVDNVGALVQYTNNVRAQIWFSKTALGNRNGLRIRVYGSEGSAEWFQLEPETLKTCDLRGNVSLRDRTGDVKIANQQRYNRFKAGHPAGFIEAFANYYKDIADCLGQYFATGSFTSQYVCGIHTSLEGLAMMQAAAKSAQSNKWESVHQDF; from the coding sequence ATGAATAAGGAACCATACCAAATCGCGTTTATTGGCGGCGGAATTAATTCTGCTATTGGGGAAGTCCACAAGGCTGCGAGCCAGATGGACGGACACTTTGAACTGGTGGCGGGTGCATTTAGCACCCATGCAGAAACAAATCGTGAGACGGCCCGCACTTGGGGCGTTGCAGACGGACGCACCTATGCAAACTACCATGATTTGCTAAATGCCGAAAAAGGCAAACTTGATGCTGTGGTTGTGCTTGCGCCGACAGATCTGCACAAGGATATTGTTATTGACGCATTAAAGGCGGGCTTCCCTGTTGTTTGCGAAAAGTCTCTTGCCACAAGCGTTGCCGAAGGCGAGGCGATCGCGAAGGTTGTTGCGGAAACTAAGGGCTTCTTCTGCACAACGTACAACTACACCGGTTATCCGATGATTCGTGAACTCAAGCAGATCATTGCTGACGGTAAACTTGGTAAAATCCAACAGGTGCAAGTTGAAATGCCTCAAGAAGGTTTCATGCGCTTGGGTGCGCATAACGAACCGCCTAAACCGCAGAGCTGGCGACTGAAAGAAACGGTGATTCCGAAGATTTCGTTAGACTTGGGTAGCCATCTGCACAACATGATCTACTTCTTGACTGGCGAACGCCCTGAACATATTGTGGCGGACCAGACTACGTTTGGACTCTTCCCGCAGATTGTTGATAATGTGGGGGCTCTTGTTCAGTATACGAATAATGTTCGAGCACAAATCTGGTTTAGCAAGACTGCTCTTGGCAACCGAAACGGGTTGCGCATTCGTGTGTATGGTAGCGAAGGCAGTGCCGAATGGTTCCAGCTGGAGCCTGAAACTCTTAAGACCTGCGATTTGCGGGGCAACGTAAGCCTGCGTGACCGCACTGGCGATGTGAAGATTGCAAACCAGCAACGGTACAACCGCTTTAAGGCGGGACACCCGGCTGGCTTTATTGAGGCCTTTGCGAACTACTATAAGGACATTGCTGATTGTCTTGGACAGTATTTTGCTACAGGAAGTTTCACTAGCCAATATGTGTGCGGCATTCACACTTCGCTTGAAGGTCTAGCCATGATGCAGGCCGCGGCAAAATCGGCTCAGAGCAACAAGTGGGAATCTGTTCATCAGGATTTTTAA
- a CDS encoding FkbM family methyltransferase produces the protein MEKQSFLRNIKMDHVILEDYAKEIKACDSNVILYGAGCWAKQQYRMLQEFGVNVNAVGFDSAYYKPGMKFFDKDIQPIEGLVKVIPNPVLWVGFNLDKKSYGSLRKELAVRFGVEKIYACDCAKYENFAMQNYKYNDVVAHAEDFQWLYDRLEEGKSRETFLSYLNQRVSGDYGWAENLYDPNHYFAEDVVKLENEIFVDCGAFTGDTIQELLAKSRPQKVFAFEPDEKNYQTLVKNFAGNNDIVCLKLGAFSKKTTLSFAGGNADASKIVDDGAIQIEVDSIDNVLNGEKATFIKMDIEGAELDALKGAQNTIRNYHPKLAISAYHKFEDLFTLPQYIYSLDNSYRFYLRRHSHLTHELVLYCL, from the coding sequence ATGGAAAAACAAAGTTTTCTGCGTAATATAAAAATGGACCATGTAATCCTTGAAGACTATGCCAAGGAGATAAAAGCATGTGATTCAAATGTCATTCTGTATGGAGCTGGCTGCTGGGCGAAGCAGCAGTATCGGATGTTGCAGGAATTTGGCGTTAACGTAAATGCGGTAGGCTTTGATTCTGCCTATTACAAGCCAGGAATGAAGTTCTTTGATAAAGATATTCAACCAATTGAAGGACTTGTAAAAGTAATTCCAAATCCTGTGTTGTGGGTGGGGTTTAATTTAGATAAGAAATCGTATGGATCTTTGCGGAAGGAGCTTGCTGTACGATTTGGTGTTGAAAAAATTTATGCCTGCGATTGCGCGAAATACGAAAATTTTGCTATGCAAAATTACAAGTATAATGATGTCGTTGCACATGCTGAAGATTTTCAATGGCTATACGACCGGTTAGAGGAGGGTAAGTCAAGAGAAACGTTTTTGTCGTATTTAAATCAACGCGTTTCTGGTGATTATGGTTGGGCTGAAAATCTTTATGACCCCAATCATTATTTTGCAGAGGATGTCGTTAAACTAGAAAATGAGATCTTCGTTGATTGTGGTGCATTTACGGGCGATACCATACAGGAATTACTCGCCAAATCGAGACCGCAAAAGGTTTTTGCCTTTGAACCGGATGAGAAAAATTATCAGACTCTAGTAAAGAACTTTGCTGGCAATAACGACATTGTGTGCTTAAAACTGGGCGCATTTAGCAAAAAGACGACGCTCTCATTTGCTGGTGGAAATGCAGATGCAAGCAAGATTGTTGATGATGGCGCGATTCAAATTGAAGTAGATTCCATTGACAATGTGCTTAATGGTGAGAAGGCGACATTTATCAAGATGGATATTGAAGGCGCAGAACTAGATGCACTGAAGGGTGCGCAAAATACAATAAGAAATTATCATCCCAAGTTGGCAATTTCTGCCTATCATAAGTTTGAAGACTTGTTCACGTTGCCTCAGTATATTTATTCGTTAGACAATAGTTACAGGTTCTATCTGCGCCGCCACTCACACTTGACGCATGAACTAGTGCTGTATTGTTTGTAG
- a CDS encoding family 16 glycosylhydrolase, giving the protein MKTKFILPLVVAAAFVACSDDSSSTAPANPDPTLSSDAFPTDLSSSSDMAVTDPTSSSDMLLPELSSSSVLPDVPLSSSATPSAGGIDPIPPAVDGPYDPTKKYTFYGAELTGKEQFLYGRFEARMKMAATSGSVSSMFLNYDLSWKKGDEPWNEIDIEILGKDPTSWQSNILTREADPSISGLTASEKIHEFGFDATNEFHLYAIVWTPDYVAWEIDSVEVRRVSVGELVGSHADADQVKFLTEQQSLRFNLWASKTASWTGKWAPENLPIEQHIDYVRVYAYNADTKDFTLSWQDDFEGDALDYSRWSEGNWEMERVMYRDLNIRVENGYAKLRLDYEL; this is encoded by the coding sequence ATGAAAACGAAATTCATCTTGCCCCTGGTTGTCGCTGCCGCGTTTGTCGCCTGCTCCGACGACTCCTCCTCCACCGCCCCGGCGAATCCCGATCCGACGCTCTCTTCCGACGCGTTCCCGACGGACCTGAGTTCCTCTTCGGACATGGCGGTCACTGACCCGACATCTTCTTCCGACATGCTCCTGCCGGAACTGTCGTCTTCCTCGGTCTTGCCCGATGTTCCTCTCTCTTCATCGGCAACTCCGTCGGCCGGCGGCATCGACCCGATTCCACCCGCAGTCGATGGACCGTACGACCCGACCAAGAAGTACACGTTCTACGGTGCGGAACTTACCGGCAAGGAACAGTTCCTGTACGGGCGTTTCGAGGCCCGCATGAAGATGGCCGCTACAAGCGGTTCCGTGAGCTCCATGTTCCTCAACTACGACCTCTCCTGGAAAAAGGGCGACGAGCCGTGGAACGAGATTGACATCGAGATTCTCGGCAAGGATCCGACCTCCTGGCAGTCCAATATCCTTACGCGTGAGGCCGACCCCTCCATTTCGGGCCTGACGGCATCGGAAAAGATTCACGAATTCGGTTTCGACGCAACGAATGAATTTCATTTGTATGCAATCGTCTGGACTCCGGATTACGTTGCCTGGGAAATCGACAGCGTAGAAGTCCGCCGTGTATCGGTGGGTGAACTTGTGGGCAGCCACGCCGATGCGGACCAGGTGAAGTTCCTTACGGAACAGCAGTCCCTCCGCTTCAACCTGTGGGCCTCCAAGACCGCTAGCTGGACCGGCAAGTGGGCTCCGGAAAATCTCCCCATCGAGCAGCATATCGACTACGTGCGTGTGTACGCCTACAATGCGGATACCAAGGACTTCACCCTCTCCTGGCAAGATGACTTCGAAGGCGACGCTCTTGATTACAGCCGCTGGTCCGAAGGCAACTGGGAAATGGAGCGCGTGATGTACCGCGACCTGAACATCCGCGTGGAAAACGGCTACGCCAAACTCCGCCTCGACTACGAACTGTAG